A single window of Oreochromis aureus strain Israel breed Guangdong linkage group 7, ZZ_aureus, whole genome shotgun sequence DNA harbors:
- the cplane1 gene encoding ciliogenesis and planar polarity effector 1 isoform X2 gives MELKLEVVLSSSIKRKKPWPRFCWLGQEKESVFLLDDKRISEINMVSGRTKKRTPKLHPLLNNVVTMASSQNGMWLCGLLVSGEVFLWNRDKDLLKTAAGVPEVVQIITSFQGNSTRLSLQVSCDGTRVLLVAITGQVFLWECIDVKDLTGLRDGPVKGHWALIKSLEDTILPSSQDKEASQHTIFVKTEVMGDSCLSAFVFTSGEKLVITCLKIEWKEGHVKSGSVGYRIQWATKTYPMSRLTPPCQPVKSRGALVPAFSPDGRMLAIVLNQRKPKATQVLFVSMQNFVSISSGLGGCGSKKMEIPSKYIRSYWVGNVSWSPGGLFFACVLKRGSLLMLPRLGGLLTLTSSGCNVDFGPAHFLPLHPLVTYRPPMSTKNGEASLSSSSLSVRDVMRQRYSVTWHPRLLYLIVSDGYMATVMRVLDRPSPALLLKTLLKDTRKDLEKTSRMLDESQSHVKAWLDSVSCLNLDLSLDVFSPTSTCRPKTTGSFISAATNGSTLPQFLLDQQTLGVTKELLENIQAVFEDDSDLDGLPAGSHVEDGGRLEFASMFDTIHALETHTDTAFVTGQDYETDSVEMERETLLHRELGKIQSRLLTAWAFGISLGNAVEHRAPLLRRTLHFVVRFAALLHLVPNSVIHTGRMNTSPFTCLSQLIKTLFSFLSWDTVHSDGPNCLGLMVEFTKQIICLILNPHPDSKHMSQCLVSSESLSRVMLILQLISDSLDHTYCLQQESDWPSIEKESASHPPQLSPSDIYHVPQLQDEKEEKSIFVPQAQPVPQRPSSRLLGVWQLVYRVTQQYKEELKRFKGCDGWDEEDQHLSVIMSQIQTALQDIGERLEEGPALLSYPGEHLFLCGLYPQSADVWRLQICQESEKSCDRSVFQQTRLCLALLYSLLSQYQLKEAQQLGDHMSQLILYRARQEKDSVTSKTSSLIDSLPCPWLPMDLHSDAAFAVVQTLGRFMASYFTNQLLFILPPHNVVVLPPLHLPHAPSVERVVSLCQEEVARAVRQQHLSEVWTVDYAQDLLLIGGLLPESVWLAYHLGDWKTAVSLSLAYTSYCTNHFDFTRLRRRELHLPAVLEPESIFQAELESFLGNKTASQDCIDKDADKSLSDPLEGEDWDLLQISIQEILKASVIAGLNVLSSPLSTLLDKAKDLCSSLPTLVPIGLYLPSPPLYCPQPSPNTQDQIGTEGQFAEITCRHKVSMDLQRLVLLLRSGRCCRPAAQWYISSLRRARHLLHKIKKKYSYRSAAEEEKAFPDGLMKFITRSSFFRRGPNNDGHLDSDSIQTIIVFRELCALCWMLHVRDQLSICCRRYQAAREHVTDEKFSGDSEVNSACVDALLWACRLLPFSRFLSADEILQDILLSLMSELPPVSLVADTLVKAFPEEKESVRVPLREKYNSLLERLRQCNVLDGEKEEGNELMVILIQDKHRQRRKHLARLERHLAPPVLNLWEKEEAEEDDREHGMSMLGQLSLGTSLSTSTITDCGFPSVRSDGDTADDTSGAVSPEQYSRAMTRVKRKEKERENEKKTAVKIESVIQEESHQGSAKEIKEPSPPVVGTWEFELEDEEYLSFLELFLSYVLEKDSTDGGDSSIELPLFKAYCSELRKKELHSLTFDVLTTIHRRQRDGLNPARKHPGHDPPVFRAGYCYRPVKRGTTPELQTSSVWNEIPITRSNLSVSSHPGLRIGGQKGLFGLRQQSSVPLDQRVMGGLSGSESRPNQSALTTAQPSDNIFSPSVSVEAVTELQQGLDTKLESKFPELGRLLVWMVRWADKRVLMGHHGRVKKDKGGKVGRTADEGVVIRVKASAPAILTSLSLLERRYKAQLGMDCFSAHFRVPEMEWRVAPVLQSEVESKLERESSVDTGYPGSANTPVTGLDHILQQGELSIGSHIDEPEELTSHQSPPPAVQNQLTFDAPHRPSSPIQPSLDDLDVTPEKDCKHSDSEGLDVLSSGPSGKSCTPDTSLKLADLDCSEKADDMSSSTSVHAGSVQEPPHPEPPAPSIIQSEATVQAETTDSAGMPPPKPSVAPSNFHPQSSTASGATAYSPNSNQPSTTHIPPMRESLGEDLLRLVQHINYMSLREVLGVTFANLQLAQQSACLTHPDMNSSDPNVPSSSTTRFIPEPSALPNQATVSVPHPVQAYSGSKNTQFIHTHTRRPPDQPAKQQTQTKALLSSTTSVNFQEMQPLSVQADSADVQLFESRKLIPSSEGLLATTDTVHSTPVLQPYNGSNQNDSVPQVLGLKLPQQNAPQCYPAQNPQALHTLNPATSKFDQKKLHSDQTTLKKADGSSVPKRQLNFNPPHNPTPRNSQNQIWPSEQSRGQEFSLLPHAFPAHTPAAMQGLRLLHLQSVSQSNIKFPRLPSSPRHPPLIAAPIREAPAIKLLHINSEPKMKLPLATASTHVTRLFSMEDLTNLVKRNPNAEEARLQLLRVDPSAETTRRDPTSSTSISSKRLKRREGKARKTEVTFRPNDSIIPTHEPAGLPVSEEPAAAKEIIPEQDIPILPEPFDSSLTGQRLLDRVMSTSAELHAFASTCKRPPECHDASTNTDAGYTPKLVDKAVSVQAGSPKSQNSGDFRACTEVTIQNTKEPRQEEEKVLEMGSRQFISVLDLEERRHHKDLPFIHPPSPTSAQLHVLATSVIRSDDVSADPQASVTIPEHLLKPTTQPDIPEESPSVSHIEPSRVFERNTPNNSETVDLSDSEILQAIKTQSSEPPRVSSSSPIVWFSSCLSELDSKLAALQNIADHLEKDFSNSRLVNTIEKHKPEKAPFVKTTTAVKKAVRLTVPKKAWAPDVDILPELSESQEDDENQEEEFVFDSSPERTPSFHYSTSPHGHRAGLSHLNSPPRMEAQLNETFMISHASPDESLGQTELSDTAEILDELIREGYLSQTDLDLSTSQTPHRSSRQDQLQSSSMSQNRAEDERRELRMWMRRRQRERLAAYQKHRETLREREHKPFSSSAAVYSATKNRATSLRSREEKEKALLLEQYNKGTREAFSLVNDFLTSPASTLSLSQTEGPQVASTTHSSFAPPSGSTHRVDSNINNKRSLKPQSGQTPASRHPQFAEVQVRPSDDYHRRLGLHRPVTFLPKDRLSQVTKRGMLKSPSKLPAASHSKEQHVRYQRKTEVNRSSSEGTAVRRGILREQTRPEEREEMDRSGFNRLQEELQYNIALAGLLDEHGDASRSEMDWLDNLSESGSSNLSKIDWEAIERMAAGEEV, from the exons GAAGACTGCTGCAGGAGTCCCAGAAGTAGTTCAGATAATTACTTCTTTTCAGG GAAATTCCACAAGGCTGTCCCTCCAGGTTTCCTGTGATGGGACACGTGTGCTACTGGTGGCCATAACTGGGCAAGTTTTCCTGTGGGAATGTATAGATGTGAAGGATTTGACAGGATTGCGAGATGGTCCGGTCAAAGGACACTGGGCTCTGATAAAGTCCCTAGAAGACACCATCCTGCCTTCTTCCCAAGACAAAGAAGCATCCCAGCACACAATTTTTGTCAAGACAGAG GTTATGGGTGATAGCTGCTTATCAGCCTTTGTTTTCACATCTGGGGAGAAGCTTGTTATCACTTGCCTTAAAATTGAATGGAAAGAAGGTCACGTGAAATCAGG ttctgtGGGATACAGGATACAGTGGGCCACTAAGACGTATCCCATGTCTCGTCTCACTCCACCCTGCCAACCAGTGAAGTCCAGAGGGGCTTTGGTGCCAGCCTTCTCACCAGATGGCCGAATGTTAGCCATTGTTCTGAACCAGAGGAAACCTAAG GCTACACAGGTCCTCTTTGTGAGCATGCAGAATTTTGTCTCGATATCAAGTGGCCTCGGAGGATGTGGAAGTAAGAAAATGGAGATCCCCTCCAAATACATAAG gtCCTATTGGGTGGGCAATGTCAGTTGGTCCCCTGGAGGCCTTTTCTTCGCCTGTGTTTTGAAGCGAGGCTCCCTTCTTATGCTGCCTCGCCTTGGGGGTCTGCTCACTTTAACAAGCTCTGGTTGCAATGTCGACTTTGGGCCTGCACACTTCCTACCCCTGCACCCTCTTGTCACTTACCG TCCACCCATGTCTACAAAGAATGGGGAAGCCTCTTTGTCCAGCTCCAGTTTGTCTGTGCGGGACGTGATGAGACAGCGGTATTCTGTGACCTGGCATCCACGACTGTTGTATCTCATTGTGTCTGATGGTTACATGGCCACAGTGATGAGGGTGTTAGACAGGCCTTCTCCTGCCCTGTTACTAAAAACACTTCTGAAGGACACAAGAAAAGATCTTGAGAAGACCAGCCGAATGCTGGATGAATCACAG agTCATGTAAAGGCATGGTTGGACTCGGTATCCTGCTTGAATCTGGACCTCAGCCTGGATGTATTCAGTCCCACTAGTACATGTCGACCCAAGACCACAGGCTCTTTCATTTCAGCAGCCACAAATGGATCCACTTTGCCTCAATTTCTGCTGGACCAGCAGACACTGGGTGTCACAAAGGAGCTTCTTGAAAACATACAA GCTGTCTTTGAAGATGACTCTGATCTAGATGGACTTCCTGCCGGTTCTCATGTGGAGGATGGTGGTCGTTTGGAGTTTGCATCAATGTTTGACACGATCCATGCCCTagagacacacactgacacCGCATTTGTTACTGGCCAAGATTATGAAACTGACTCTGTTGAAATGGAGAGAGAGACTCTTCTTCACCGTGAACTTGGGAAGATCCAGAGTAGACTGTTGACTGCGTGGGCCTTTGGCATCTCTCTTGGAAATGCAGTGGAACACAGAGCTCCTCTGCTGAGGCGCACCCTCCACTTTGTGGTTCGATTTGCTGCTTTACTCCATTTGGTACCCAACTCTGTCATCCATACAGGAAGAATGAATACCTCGCCATTTACTTGCCTCTCACAGCTCATCAAgacccttttttctttcctttcctggGATACTGTTCACTCAGATGGGCCCAACTGCTTAGGGCTGATGGTGGAGTTCACGAAACAGATAATATGCCTTATTCTAAACCCTCATCCTGACTCCAAACACATGAGCCAATGCCTTGTATCATCTGAAAGTCTATCCAGAGTCATGCTTATATTGCAGCTTATCTCTGATTCTCTTGACCACACTTACTGCTTGCAACAAGAATCTGACTGGCCCTCTATCGAGAAGGAATCTGCTTCACATCCACCGCAGCTCTCGCCTTCAGATATATATCATGTGCCTCAGTTACAGGATGAGAAAGAGGAGAAATCAATTTTTGTACCTCAAGCTCAACCTGTTCCTCAGCGACCGTCCAGCAG ATTGTTGGGAGTGTGGCAGCTGGTGTACAGGGTCACCCAGCAGTATAAAGAGGAACTAAAAAGATTTAAAGGCTGTGATGGCTGGGACGAGGAAGATCAGCATTTGTCTGTCATCATGTCCCAGATTCAGACAGCACTGCAGGATATTGGAGAAAGACTAGAAGAGGGCCCCGCACTGCTGAGTTATCCAG GTGAACATCTTTTCCTGTGTGGCTTATACCCACAAAGTGCAGATGTGTGGCGGTTACAGATTTGTCAAGAGAGTGAAAAAA GTTGTGATCGTAGTGTCTTTCAGCAGACACGGCTTTGTCTGGCTCTCCTGTATAGTCTGCTATCACAGTACCAGCTAAAAGAAGCCCAGCAGCTGGGGGACCACATGTCTCAACTGATACTGTACAGGGCTCGACAGGAGAAGGACAGCGTGACCTCCAAAACCTCATCTTTGA TAGATTCTCTTCCTTGCCCATGGCTCCCGATGGACCTTCACAGTGACGCTGCCTTTGCGGTGGTTCAGACACTGGGGAGATTCATGGCCTCTTACTTCACCAACCAGCTGCTCTTCATCCTGCCCCCTCACAATGTTGTAGTTCTGCCTCCACTACATCTACCTCATG CCCCTAGTGTTGAGCGTGTGGTGTCGTTGTGCCAAGAGGAGGTGGCTCGCGCAGTTCGACAGCAGCATCTTTCAGAAGTATGGACAGTGGACTATGCTCAGGACCTGCTCCTCATAGGGGGTCTACTTCCTGAGTCTGTTTGGTTGGCTTATCATCTGGGGGACTGGAAAACAGCAGTGTCTCTGAGCCTGGCGTACACCAGTTACTGCACCAACCATTTTGACTTCACTCG GCTCAGGAGGAGAGAGCTCCACCTACCAGCAGTTTTAGAACCAGAAAGCATTTTTCAGGCAGAGTTGGAGTCTTTTCTGGGCAACAAGACTGCCTCCCAAGACTGCATTGATAAAGATGCAGACAAGAGCTTATCAG ATCCTTTGGAAGGAGAAGATTGGGACTTGTTACAGATCTCCATACAGGAGATTCTGAAAGCTTCAGTCATTGCAGGACTGAATGTTTTATCTTCACCCTTGTCTACCTTGCTGGACAAAGCCAAAGACCTGTGTTCTTCCCTACCTACCTTGGTGCCCATTGGACTGTATCTTCCTTCCCCACCTCTCTACTGTCCACAGCCTTCTCCCAACACACAG GATCAAATCGGGACAGAGGGGCAGTTTGCAGAAATCACATGTCGACACAAAGTCTCTATGGATCTCCAAAGATTAGTGTTGCTCCTAAGATCTGGCCGGTGTTGCCGTCCTGCTGCTCAGTGGTACATCAGCTCTCTGCGCCGTGCCAGACACCTGCTACACAAG ATCAAGAAGAAGTATTCTTATCGATCCGCTGCTGAGGAGGAAAAGGCTTTCCCAGATGGACTGATGAAGTTCATCACTCGTAGTAGTTTTTTCAGAAGGGGGCCGAATAATGATGGTCACCTGGACTCTGACAGCATTCAGACTATTA TTGTTTTCAGGGAGCTGTGTGCTCTATGCTGGATGCTGCATGTCAGAGACCAGCTCTCAATATGTTGCAGGAGGTATCAGGCTGCCAGAGAGCATGTTACAGATGAAAAG TTTTCTGGAGATTCTGAAGTGAATTCCGCCTGTGTTGATGCTCTCCTTTGGGCCTGTCGACTTCTGCCTTTCTCACGCTTCCTCAGTGCTGATGAAATTCTTCAAGACATACTGCTCAGCCTCATGTCTGAACTACCTCCTGTGTCTCTG GTTGCAGACACACTTGTAAAAGCCTTCCCAGAGGAGAAAGAGTCTGTCAGAGTCCCTTTGAGAGAAAAGTATAACTCGCTGTTGGAGAGGCTGAGGCAGTGCAATGTGCTTG ATGGGGAAAAAGAAGAAGGCAACGAGCTCATGGTGATTCTCATTCAAGACAAACACAGGCAAAGGAGGAAACATCTGGCACGACTAGAAAGGCACTTGGCTCCCCCTGTGCTAAATCTGTGGGAGAAAGAAGAAGCAGAGGAGGATGATCGGGAACATGGGATGTCCATGTTAGGGCAGCTGTCACTGGGTACAAGTCTGAGTACCAGCACCATAACTGACTGTGGGTTCCCATCAGTGCGAAGTGATGGAGACACAGCAGATGATACATCTGGGGCAGTCTCTCCTGAACAGTATTCTAGAGCCATGACCAG AGTCaaaagaaaggagaaagaaagagaaaatgagaaGAAGACTGCTGTTAAGATTGAAAGCGTAATTCAAGAGGAGAGTCACCAAGGCAGTGCCAAGGAAATAAAGGAGCCCTCCCCACCAGTGGTTGGGACCTGGGAGTTTGAGCTGGAGGATGAGGAGTACTTGAGTTTCCTGGAGCTCTTCCTCAGCTACGTGCTAGAGAAGGATAGTACCGATGGTGGGGACTCGAGCATTGAACTTCCTTTGTTTAAGGCCTACTGCTCTGAGCTGAGGAAGAAGGAGTTGCATTCTCTCACCTTTGACGTGCTCACCACCATACATCGTCGTCAAAGAGATGGGCTCAATCCAGCAAGAAAACACCCAGGCCATGATCCACCTGTATTCAGAGCTGGTTATTGCTACAGACCTGTAAAACGTGGCACAACACCTGAACTGCAAACTTCCTCTGTCTGGAATGAAATCCCCATAACCAGGTCTAACCTTTCTGTCAGTTCTCATCCTGGACTGAGAATAGGGGGGCAAAAAGGTTTGTTTGGCCTCCGACAGCAAAGCAGTGTGCCTTTAGACCAAAGAGTGATGGGAGGGCTCTCTGGTAGTGAAAGTAGGCCTAATCAAAGTGCCTTAACCACTGCACAGCCATCAGATAACATATTTAGTCCTTCAGTGTCTGTGGAAGCTGTAACTGAATTGCAGCAGGGCTTGGATACTAAATTGGAATCTAAGTTTCCAGAACTGGGCAGGCTGCTGGTGTGGATGGTTCGCTGGGCTGACAAAAGGGTGCTAATGGGGCATCATGGTAGAGTAAAGAAAGATAAAGGAGGAAAAGTTGGACGAACAGCAGATGAAGGTGTAGTGATTCGCGTCAAAGCCTCAGCACCTGCCATCCTTACTTCCCTCAGTTTGCTGGAGCGCAGGTACAAGGCTCAACTTGGGATGGACTGCTTTAGCGCCCACTTCCGAGTCCCAGAAATGGAATGGAGAGTAGCCCCTGTGCTGCAGTCTGAGGTGGAAAGTaaactagaaagagagagcagtgtTGACACAGGTTACCCCGGATCAGCTAACACTCCTGTCACTGGTCTAGATCACATCCTACAGCAAGGAGAACTATCCAT TGGTTCTCATATAGATGAACCAGAAGAGCTGACAAGTCACCAGAGTCCTCCCCCTGCTGTCCAGAATCAGCTGACTTTTGATGCGCCACACAGACCGTCAAGTCCAATACAGCCATCTCTCGATGACTTAGATGTTACACCTGAAAAAGACT gcaaacacagtgacagtgaggGCTTGGATGTGTTGTCTTCTGGTCCCAGTGGAAAAAGCTGCACACCCGACACA agtTTAAAGCTTGCAGACCTAGACTGCTCAGAAAAAGCTGACGATATGTCCAGTTCCACCTCTGT TCATGCTGGAAGCGTACAAGAACCTCCACACCCAGAGCCTCCTGCTCCTTCCATTATACAGTCTGAGGCTACAGTCCAGGCAGAAACCACTGATTCAGCTGGCATGCCACCCCCCAAACCATCTGTAGCTCCTTCAAACTTTCATCCACAAAGCTCCACAGCTAGTGGAGCCACTGCATATTCTCCAAACTCCAATCAGCCGTCAACCACCCACATTCCACCAATGAGAGAAAGTCTGGGTGAAGACTTACTCAGGCTGGTTCAG CATATCAACTACATGAGTCTGAGAGAGGTTTTGGGAGTTACATTTGCCAACCTACAACTTGCCCAGCAGAGTGCTTGTTTGACCCACCCAGACATGAACTCCTCAGACCCTAATGTGCCATCATCTTCTACTACCAGATTCATTCCTGAACCAAGCGCCTTACCCAATCAAGCTACCGTCTCTGTGCCACATCCAGTACAGGCATATTCAGGATCCAAGAATACCCAGTTCATTCACACCCATACACGCAGACCTCCAGACCAGCCTGCCAAGCAGCAGACACAGACAAAAGCTCTGCTGTCTAGTACAACCAGTGTAAATTTTcag GAAATGCAGCCACTCTCCGTCCAGGCGGACTCGGCAGATGTTCAGCTGTTTGAGAGCAGGAAGTTAATCCCCTCCTCCGAGGGCCTTCTCGCCACCACAGACACTGTTCACAGCACTCCTGTGTTGCAGCCTTATAATGGTAGCAACCAAAATGACTCTGTTCCACAGGTTTTGGGTCTGAAGTTACCCCAGCAGAATGCCCCGCAGTGTTATCCGGCCCAAAACCCCCAAGCATTGCACACTTTAAATCCTGCAACCTCAAAATTTGATCAGAAAAAGTTGCACAGTGACCAAACCACCTTAAAGAAAGCAGATGGGTCTTCAGTTCCAAAAAGACAGCTGAATTTTAATCCTCCACACAATCCTACTCCCAGAAACTCTCAAAATCAGATTTGGCCATCAGAGCAGTCCAGAGGTCAAGAGTTCTCCCTACTCCCTCACGCTTTTCCAGCTCACACACCTGCAGCAATGCAGGGCCTTCGCCTTCTGCACTTACAGTCTGTTTCTCAAAGCAACATCAAATTCCCCAGATTGCCTTCTTCTCCCAGACATCCTCCTTTGATTGCAGCTCCAATTAGAGAAGCACCTGCGATCAAGCTTCTACATATTAACTCTGAACCAAAAATG AAGTTGCCTTTGGCCACTGCTTCAACCCATGTAACTCGTCTCTTTTCGATGGAAGATTTGACTAACTTAGTGAAGAGAAACCCAAATGCTGAAGAGGCTCGGCTGCAGTTACTTAGAGTAGACCCATCTGCTGAAACAACTAGAAGAGACCCCACTTCTTCCACCTCTATCTCCAGCAAGAG GCTGAAGAGGAGAGAGGGGAAGGCGAGAAAAACAGAGGTCACATTCAGACCAAATGACTCTATCATTCCTACACATGAG CCAGCTGGACTTCCTGTGAGTGAAGAGCCTGCAGCTGCCAAAGAGATCATCCCTGAACAGGATATTCCCATTCTTCCTG AACCTTTTGACTCTTCACTGACTGGTCAGAGATTATTGGACAGAGTTATGTCCACTTCAGCTGAGCTCCATGCCTTTGCTTCCACATGTAAACGGCCCCCAGAGTGCCATGATGCTTCCACCAACACAGATGCAG gttATACTCCCAAGCTTGTGGATAAAGCTGTATCTGTCCAGGCTGGCAGCCCTAAAT CACAAAATTCTGGGGATTTCCGGGCGTGCACTGAAGTCACTATTCAGAACACCAAGGAGCCAAGACAGGAGGAAGAGAAAGTTTTG gagaTGGGCAGCCGCCAGTTCATAAGTGTCTTAGATCTAGAGGAAAGGAGGCACCATAAGGATCTTCCATTCATCCACCCTCCTTCACCTACATCTGCTCAGCTTCATGTTCTTGCAACCTCTGTTATCAGGAGTGATGATGTCAGTGCCGATCCGCAAGCATCAGTCACAATTCCAGAGCATCTCCTGAAACCCACGACTCAACCAG ATATTCCCGAGGAGTCCCCTTCAGTCAGCCACATTGAGCCCAGCAGGGTTTTCGAGAGAAACACTCCAAACAACAGCGAGACGGTTGATTTGTCTGACTCTGAGATCCTTCAGGCTATAAAGACCCAGAGCTCTGAACCACCCAGAGTCTCCTCTTCATCTCCTATAGTCTGGTTCTCCTCTTGCCTCTCAGAGCTGGATTCCAAGTTGGCTGCTCTACAGAACATTGCAGATCATTTGGAGAAGGACTTCTCAAACTCCAGG CTGGTTAACACTATTGAAAAGCACAAGCCAGAGAAGGCTCCTTTTGTGAAGACGACCACAGCAGTAAAGAAAGCTGTCAGACTCACTGTCCCTAAGAAAG CATGGGCACCTGATGTGGACATTTTACCTGAACTGAGTGAATCCCAAGAAGATGATGAAAATCAAGAAGAGGAGTTTGTGTTTGATTCCAGTCCTGAAAGAACACCTTCTTTTCATTATTCCACTTCTCCTCACGGTCACAGAGCTGGTCTTTCCCACCTAAACAGCCCACCAA GAATGGAAGCTCAGTTAAATGAAACATTCATGATATCTCATGC ATCGCCAGATGAGAGTCTGGGTCAGACTGAGCTATCCGATACAGCAGAAATCTTAGACGAGTTGATAAGAGAAGGCTATTTATCTCAGACTGACTTGGATTTGTCCACCTCACAGACTCCACACCGTAGCAG CAGGCAGGACCAACTGCAGAGTAGCTCCATGTCGCAGAATCGTGCAGAGGATGAGAGAAGAGAGCTGAGGATGTGGATGAGAAGAAGACAGAGGGAAAGACTGGCTGCTTatcaaaaacacagagagaccctgagagagagggagcacaAACCTTTCTCTTCTTCAGCAGCAGTG TATTCGGCAACCAAAAATAGAGCAACCAGTTTGAGAagcagagaggaaaaagaaaa GGCCCTGCTTCTTGAGCAGTACAACAAGGGGACCCGTGAGGCTTTTTCTTTGGTCAATGACTTTCTCACCTCTCCTGCATCCACATTAAGCTTGTCACAGACTGAAGGACCTCAGGTGGCCTCCACCACACACTCTTCCTTTGCTCCTCCCTCAGGCAGCACTCACAG GGTTGACAGCAATATCAATAATAAAAGAAGTCTGAAACCCCAGTCAGGACAAACCCCAGCCAGCCGTCACCCACAATTTGCTGAAGTGCAGGTACGGCCTTCTGACGATTACCACAGGAGACTGGGACTACACCGACCAG tGACCTTTTTGCCAAAGGACCGCTTGTCTCAGGTGACCAAACGTGGTATGCTCAAGAGCCCAAGTAAACTTCCTGCAGCGAGCCACAGTAAGGAACAGCATGTCAGGTACCAGAGAAAGACGGAAGTGAACAGAAGTTCTTCAGAAGGAACTGCAGTAAGGAGAGGGATCCTGAGGGAGCAGACAAGGCCGGAAGAGCGAGAAGAGATGGACCGATCAGGGTTCAATAGGCTGCAGGAGGAGTTGCAGTATAACATA GCTTTGGCAGGGCTTTTGGATGAGCATGGTGATGCTTCCAGATCAGAGATGGACTGGCTGGATAATCTCTCTGAGAGTGGAAGCAGCAACCTGAGCAAAATAGACTGGGAAGCTATTGAGAGGATGGCGGCTGGAGAGGAAGTCTGA